The Methylophaga frappieri DNA window ATTGCTGTGATCAACGTACCTTCGGTAAACCGCGCCGGGGGCTTCGTCTTGGCGTCCCTTCTCGCGGCTTGGCCGCAGGTAATCGCGTCACCTTGGCCCATTTTGGGGAGTGACTGGCTTTCGTCGTCCTGGTCGCCCTCGTCCTCGTCTGAGTTGTCCAGGTACACGTCATGCCAGCCGCTTTTCGTGACCACTTTGCCTTTCGCGCTGAACGTCTCGCCTTCAACATCGACGGCAACGGTCGTGCTCATGAATTCATGGATCGGGTAGAACTGCGCCAGGTATGCCCGCACCACCAGGTCATAGATATTGCGCTCTTTGTCATTGAGCTTGTTCAAATCGCCCTTGTGCATCGTCGGGATAATCCCGTGGTGCGCCGACACCTTCTTATCGTTCCAGGTTCGGGACCGAATGCTGGTATCCGCACCGTCAACAATGGACGCCAGGGCGGGGTTCACCGCTTTAACCGCAGCCAGCACGTCCGGGGCATCGGCAAACTGAGATTCCGGCAGGTAGGCACAGTCGGTTCGCGGGTACGTGGTCAGCTTGTGCGTCTCGTACAACGACTGACAGGTTTTAAGCACGTCCTCGGCGCTGTAGCCGAAGCGCTTGGACGCCAGGGCGGTCATGTCGGAAAGGCTGAACGTCAGCGGGTGGTTTTGCTTCTTGGCTTCCTGCTTGTACTCGCTGATTGAGCCAGGCTTGCCGGTGAGTGATTCAACCAGTGCATTCGCAACAGCAGTGTCTACAAGCCTGCCCTCGGCATCGAGGCCCGCTTGATCTTCTTTGGCCTTCCAGCTCGCCCAAAATGCTCCGTTCGGGTGTTGGATTTCGGCGCGAATAGTGTGGAACGGCACCGCCTTGAATGACTCAATTTCGCGGTCCCTGGTGACAACCAGGGCAAGCGTAGGGGTTTGCACCCGGCCAACCGTCAACAACGCCCTGGAGCCACCCCGTTGCGCTCTCAGGGTGTACGCTCGGGACAGGTTCATGCCAATGAGCCAGTCAGCCTTACCGCGCCCTTCGGCAGCGTCTGCAAAGCCGTGGTACTCCTGGTTATCCTTCATGCTCGCCAGCGCCCGCTTGACGGATACCGAGTCAATGGCGTTCGACCAGTAACGAATCACCGGCTTTGTGTTGTTGAAGTGCTCCAGCAGTTCATCAACCAATAGCT harbors:
- a CDS encoding DNA topoisomerase III, which encodes MRLFIAEKPSVAKAIAAELGVTGKGDGYIECGSDKVTWCFGHMLEQAGPDEYTPDDVPTNDKGRKIWRVDELPIIPDEWILRPKDDAKKQVRVIGGLLKSASQVVNAGDPDREGQLLVDELLEHFNNTKPVIRYWSNAIDSVSVKRALASMKDNQEYHGFADAAEGRGKADWLIGMNLSRAYTLRAQRGGSRALLTVGRVQTPTLALVVTRDREIESFKAVPFHTIRAEIQHPNGAFWASWKAKEDQAGLDAEGRLVDTAVANALVESLTGKPGSISEYKQEAKKQNHPLTFSLSDMTALASKRFGYSAEDVLKTCQSLYETHKLTTYPRTDCAYLPESQFADAPDVLAAVKAVNPALASIVDGADTSIRSRTWNDKKVSAHHGIIPTMHKGDLNKLNDKERNIYDLVVRAYLAQFYPIHEFMSTTVAVDVEGETFSAKGKVVTKSGWHDVYLDNSDEDEGDQDDESQSLPKMGQGDAITCGQAARRDAKTKPPARFTEGTLITAMVNIHRFVTDPQHKKMLREGDGIGTEATRASIISELKRREYLETKGKQIISTTLGRSMIDALPEVVKSPVLTALYERMLQSVESGKTELAAFITKQEAFIRDQVAKANDGAVSIAGGKEAAPVSDVFKCMSCGAGLSRRPLPKKKGHFWWGCSNYPTCKQTYPDVKGRPNYSKGRNNTDKE